The Accipiter gentilis chromosome 34, bAccGen1.1, whole genome shotgun sequence genome has a segment encoding these proteins:
- the BBS10 gene encoding Bardet-Biedl syndrome 10 protein: protein MSCRPEPGRLAQEAAALAGAVRGALGPRGGRALLVRPTGQALLTRDGRCLLEALSLEPPTARMMAACACSHRAATGDGAKTFVLLLAGLLHGLRAAAGGGGLRRALRAFEARVLERAVARGLRGHFLSVLAGRRAEAGGLEALLEAYLGGRLGPGERRLLARLCCEYCRRCDPGAAAVPRPRVLRLLGRRFAELHAAVAGLPVESSRVLPGLVLRRDFAAYCPAGGELRAVLVTEPLRPPLSDPGGEFEVSSEGRYGASLRWMARRTEDVMKRLQRGNVKLLLSSVKQDEAVIYYAKLHGVSVVECLSEEEVALVCEITGVTPYTPFGDNMHGEIADAAAATFCRPLLLGSKRCAHVGFTGLRAFRPHCLILCGPVDSVNEQHAAALQGAFTMLQQLFKTVDQREECKGEGESQNEASEVCSWHPSAAQQQLVIENISCNGDQVSECQLKAHRDETETQIVDPGLQGSENPARGQTDLQIPSNPVSHAKEFSVATEGIGSSGGVQKPHAKGKQPSGVHESCKSDSLVDNQKNYSTAVFAARNTNAVTACERLDVGKDLEKTSCNIVPCKHEKSCVSIAQNYSSSLIEAGSVLPVGGYFEILLHYYIRYYAKQFQQSEVTFVSNVVADALLSIPKSLYGTTEQNSFTKFYLKAINALRKNQPLPMNEKGLELVYCKYQLVISVLHCAMELLSIDLIIGIKRPLKKIEDCDSEDDF, encoded by the exons ATGTCGTGTcggccggagccgggccggctGGCTCAGGAGGCGGCGGCGCTGGCGGGCGCCGTGCGCGGAGCCCTGGgaccgcggggcgggcgggcgctgcTGGTGCGGCCCACCGGGCAGGCGCTGCTGACGCGGGACGGGCGGTGCTTGCTGGAGGCGCTCAGCCTGGAGCCGCCGACGGCCAG GATGATGGCGGCCTGCGCCTGCAGCCACCGCGCCGCGACGGGGGACGGCGCCAAGACCTTCGTGCTGCTGCTGGCCGGGCTCCTGCACGGCCtgcgggcggcggccggcggcggcggcctgcgGCGGGCGCTGCGGGCCTTCGAGGCGCGGGTGCTGGAGCGGGCCGTGGCGCGGGGCCTGCGCGGCCATTTTCTGTCGGTGCTGGCTgggcggcgggcggaggcgggAGGGCTGGAGGCGCTGCTGGAGGCCTACCTGGGCGGCCGGCTGGGGCCGGGCGAGCGGCGGCTGCTGGCGCGGCTCTGCTGCGAGTACTGCCGCCGCTGCGACCCGGGGGCCGCCGCCGTCCCCCGCCCGCGGGTGCTGCGCCTCCTCGGCCGCCGCTTCGCGGAGCTGCACGCTGCCGTGGCCGGTCTCCCCGTGGAGAGCTCCAGGGTCCTGCCCGGGCTCGTCCTCCGCAGGGACTTCGCGGCCTACTGCCCGGCGGGAGGGGAGCTGCGGGCCGTGCTGGTCACCGAGCCCCTCCGGCCCCCGCTCTCGGACCCCGGCGGCGAGTTCGAGGTCAGCTCCGAGGGTCGGTACGGGGCCTCCCTGCGCTGGATGGCGAGGAGGACGGAAGACGTGATGAAACGGTTGCAGAGGGGCAACGTTAAGCTGCTGCTGTCGAGCGTCAAGCAAGACGAGGCCGTTATCTACTACGCAAAACTACACGGCGTGTCTGTGGTGGAGTGTTTATCAGAGGAGGAAGTGGCCCTCGTCTGTGAAATCACGGGAGTCACGCCTTACACGCCTTTTGGCGATAACATGCATGGAGAAATCGCCGACGCTGCGGCCGCGACCTTTTGCCGTCCCTTGCTGCTGGGCTCAAAGAGGTGCGCTCACGTTGGCTTCACCGGCCTGCGCGCCTTTCGGCCCCACTGCCTCATTCTCTGTGGACCGGTTGACAGCGTTAACGAGCAGCATGCTGCTGCTTTACAAGGGGCGTTTACGATGCTGCAGCAGCTATTTAAAACGGTCGATCAGAGGGAGGAATGCAAAGGAGAAGGTGAAAGCCAGAATGAAGCCTCAGAGGTCTGCAGCTGGCATCCTtcagctgctcagcagcaactcgtaatagaaaatatttcttgtaatGGTGATCAGGTTTCTGAATGTCAGTTGAAAGCACATAGGGACGAAACAGAGACACAGATTGTAGACCCTGGTTTGCAGGGAAGTGAAAATCCAGCACGTGGGCAAACAGACTTGCAAATACCCTCAAATCCTGTCTCACATGCCAAAGAATTCAGTGTTGCCACTGAAGGAATTGGCTCTTCAGGAGGCGTACAGAAACCGCACGCAAAAGGCAAGCAGCCGAGTGGCGTGCACGAGAGCTGTAAAAGTGATTCACTTGTGGACAATCAAAAGAACTACAGCACTGCTGTATTTGCCGCACGCAACACTAATGCAGTCACTGCGTGTGAACGCCTAGATGTTGGCAAAGACCTAGAGAAAACAAGTTGCAATATAGTTCCATGTAAACATGAAAAGAGTTGTGTAAGCATTGCACAGAATTACTCCAGCTCCCTTATAGAAGCAGGATCGGTTTTGCCAGTAGGAGGTTACTTTGAAATCCTGCTGCATTATTATATTCGGTACTATGCAAAACAGTTTCAGCAGTCAGAGGTAACTTTCGTATCTAATGTAGTTGCTGATGCTTTGCTAAGTATTCCTAAGTCCTTGTACGGgacaacagaacaaaacagctttACCAAATTCTATCTCAAAGCCATAAATGCACTCAGAAAAAATCAGCCACTGCCTATGAACGAAAAAGGCTTAGAATTGGTGTATTGCAAATACCAGTTAGTCATTTCAGTTCTTCATTGTGCTATGGAGCTTCTCTCCATAGATTTAATAATTGGTATTAAGCGGCCACTGAAAAAAATTGAGGATTGTGACTCAGAAGATGATTTCTGA